A portion of the Oscillospiraceae bacterium genome contains these proteins:
- the alaS gene encoding alanine--tRNA ligase — protein sequence MQWTGLNELREKYLSFFESKGHLRLDSFPLVPKNDPSLLLINSGMAPMKKWFLAQEEPPRHRVTTCQKCIRTPDIERVGITARHGTFFEMLGNFSFQDYFKEEVIPWAWEFLTSDEWMAIPKDRLHISVYEQDDEAYDIWTKKVGIAPDHMVRLGKEDNFWEHGSGPCGPCSEIYFDRGPEYGCGKPTCGVGCDCDRYMEIWNLVFSQFDADGKGHYERLARPNIDTGMGLERLACVMQNVGNLFEVDTVQSVLHHVEHIAGKTYKQDPKTDISIRVITDHIRSCTFMVSDGILPSNEGRGYVLRRLLRRAARHGRMLGIDHPFLVDLVETVIQSSESAYPELREHDAYIKKVIGTEEANFARTIDAGMNILNNMIDGLEKAHQHLLSGLDVFKLNDTFGFPLDLTKEIAAEQGLEIDEDGFHAEMKKQKERARAERLKKNISGWSEDLFGGLTAEPTVFTGYDTLNDNSVVVALSDEETLTDAIATDEQAKEGVLVVLDKTPFYAEMGGQAADHGVLTSADCSLRVLDVKKTPKGYYVHTCVLESGIVKVGDHLTAKVDKEYRMAIARNHTATHLLQAALREVLGDHVHQAGSYQDASITHFDFTHFSAVTPEELARVQKIVNDKIFDSMNVTVQEMPVEEAKKLGAMALFGEKYGKVVRVVDIEGWSTEFCGGTHVKNTAQIGGFKIVSESSVAAGIRRIEAVTGRNLLIRANLQEAMLHNVANTLKANNVTALPVRAEAVMAENKAMSKELEELKAKIAASKVDSLFNNAEEANGVKIASAYFTGTTGDTLRGMCDSIRDKAVNPVVAVLVGKAEDKITMAVTVNKLAQEKGLKAGVLVKELAAIAGGKGGGKPDFAMAGLKDETKIDEALAAVGAIVKKALGE from the coding sequence GGTTCCTGGCACAGGAAGAGCCGCCCCGTCATCGTGTGACCACCTGCCAGAAGTGCATCCGTACCCCGGATATCGAGCGCGTGGGCATCACCGCCCGCCACGGCACCTTCTTTGAGATGCTGGGCAACTTCTCCTTCCAGGATTACTTCAAGGAAGAGGTCATCCCCTGGGCATGGGAGTTCCTGACCAGCGACGAGTGGATGGCCATCCCCAAGGACCGCCTGCACATCTCGGTGTATGAGCAGGACGACGAGGCCTACGACATCTGGACCAAGAAGGTGGGCATCGCCCCGGACCACATGGTGCGTCTGGGCAAGGAGGACAACTTCTGGGAGCACGGCTCCGGCCCGTGCGGCCCCTGCTCCGAGATCTACTTTGACCGCGGCCCCGAGTACGGCTGCGGCAAGCCGACCTGCGGCGTGGGCTGCGACTGCGACCGCTATATGGAGATCTGGAACCTGGTGTTCAGCCAGTTCGACGCGGACGGCAAGGGCCACTACGAGCGTCTGGCACGCCCCAACATTGATACCGGCATGGGCCTGGAGCGTCTGGCCTGCGTGATGCAGAACGTGGGCAACCTGTTTGAGGTGGATACCGTGCAGAGCGTGCTGCACCATGTGGAGCACATCGCGGGCAAGACCTACAAGCAGGATCCCAAGACCGATATCTCCATTCGTGTCATCACCGACCACATCCGCAGCTGCACCTTTATGGTGTCTGACGGCATCCTGCCCTCCAACGAGGGCCGTGGCTATGTGCTGCGCCGTCTGCTGCGCCGTGCCGCTCGTCATGGCCGGATGCTGGGCATCGACCACCCCTTCCTGGTGGACCTGGTGGAGACTGTTATCCAGTCCAGCGAGAGTGCATACCCCGAGCTGCGGGAGCATGACGCCTATATCAAAAAGGTCATCGGCACCGAAGAGGCAAACTTTGCCCGTACCATCGACGCCGGCATGAACATCCTGAACAACATGATCGACGGCCTGGAGAAGGCACATCAGCACCTGCTGAGCGGTCTGGATGTGTTCAAACTGAACGATACCTTCGGCTTCCCGCTGGACCTGACCAAGGAGATCGCCGCCGAGCAGGGTCTGGAGATCGACGAGGACGGCTTCCACGCTGAGATGAAGAAGCAGAAGGAGCGCGCCCGCGCCGAGCGCCTGAAGAAGAACATTTCCGGCTGGAGCGAGGATCTGTTCGGCGGCCTGACCGCCGAGCCCACCGTGTTCACCGGCTACGATACCCTGAACGACAACAGCGTGGTGGTTGCCCTGAGCGACGAGGAGACCCTGACCGACGCCATTGCTACCGACGAGCAGGCCAAGGAAGGCGTGCTGGTGGTGCTGGACAAGACCCCGTTCTACGCCGAGATGGGCGGCCAGGCCGCTGACCACGGTGTGCTGACCAGTGCCGACTGCAGCCTGCGCGTGCTGGACGTGAAAAAGACCCCCAAGGGCTACTACGTCCACACCTGTGTGCTGGAAAGCGGCATCGTGAAGGTGGGTGACCACCTGACCGCAAAGGTCGATAAGGAATACCGCATGGCCATTGCCCGCAACCACACCGCCACCCATCTGCTGCAGGCTGCCCTGCGCGAGGTGCTGGGCGACCATGTGCATCAGGCAGGCTCCTATCAGGATGCCTCCATCACTCACTTCGACTTTACCCACTTCAGCGCCGTGACCCCCGAGGAACTGGCACGGGTGCAGAAGATCGTCAACGATAAGATCTTCGACTCCATGAACGTCACCGTCCAGGAGATGCCTGTGGAGGAGGCCAAGAAGCTGGGTGCGATGGCTCTGTTCGGCGAGAAGTACGGCAAGGTCGTGCGCGTCGTTGATATCGAGGGCTGGTCCACCGAGTTCTGCGGCGGCACCCATGTCAAGAACACTGCCCAGATCGGCGGCTTCAAGATCGTGAGCGAGAGCTCTGTGGCCGCCGGCATCCGCCGCATTGAGGCTGTCACCGGCCGCAACCTGCTGATCCGCGCCAACCTGCAGGAGGCTATGCTGCACAACGTGGCCAATACCCTGAAGGCTAACAATGTCACCGCACTGCCTGTCCGCGCCGAGGCTGTCATGGCTGAGAACAAGGCTATGAGCAAGGAGCTGGAAGAGCTCAAGGCAAAGATCGCCGCCTCCAAGGTGGACAGCCTGTTCAACAACGCTGAGGAAGCAAACGGCGTGAAGATCGCCTCTGCATACTTTACCGGTACCACTGGCGACACCCTCCGTGGGATGTGCGACAGCATCCGTGACAAGGCCGTGAACCCTGTGGTGGCTGTGCTGGTAGGCAAGGCCGAGGATAAGATCACCATGGCTGTCACCGTCAACAAGCTGGCACAGGAAAAGGGCCTGAAGGCTGGCGTGCTGGTGAAGGAGCTGGCTGCTATCGCCGGCGGCAAGGGCGGCGGCAAGCCGGACTTTGCAATGGCTGGCCTGAAGGACGAGACCAAGATCGACGAGGCACTGGCTGCTGTGGGTGCCATCGTCAAGAAGGCACTGGGCGAATAA
- a CDS encoding histidine triad nucleotide-binding protein, producing the protein MEDCLFCMIAEGKIPSKKLYEDEQVVAFYDINPQAKVHFLVIPKKHITSAAALTEEDGALLGHIFAVIAKLAKEQGLENGYRVISNVGEDAGQTVKHLHFHVLGGEKLPV; encoded by the coding sequence ATGGAAGATTGTCTGTTCTGCATGATCGCGGAGGGCAAGATCCCCTCCAAAAAGCTGTACGAGGATGAGCAGGTGGTGGCATTTTACGACATCAACCCGCAGGCCAAGGTGCATTTCCTCGTCATTCCCAAAAAGCACATCACCTCGGCCGCTGCGCTGACCGAGGAGGACGGTGCTCTGCTGGGCCATATTTTTGCCGTCATCGCAAAGCTGGCCAAGGAGCAGGGGCTGGAAAATGGCTACCGCGTCATTTCCAATGTGGGCGAGGATGCCGGTCAGACCGTCAAGCATCTGCACTTCCATGTTCTGGGCGGCGAAAAGCTGCCCGTCTGA
- a CDS encoding phosphoribosyltransferase family protein, translated as MADTYTLHVAGLTRELTICKVNDHMDIAAFIMLGDAELTVAAAAELLKKCPEFDILLTAEAKGIPLAHEMSRQSGKPYVCARKGVKLYMPDPVVVEDQSITTAGKQKLVIDRKELDKMNGKRVLVVDDVISTGGSLKALDDLAEQTQCTIVGQAAVLAEGDAAERKDIIFLEPLPLFFH; from the coding sequence ATGGCTGACACTTATACCCTGCATGTTGCAGGCCTGACCCGTGAACTGACCATCTGCAAGGTGAACGACCACATGGACATTGCGGCCTTTATCATGCTGGGCGACGCCGAGCTGACCGTGGCCGCTGCCGCCGAGCTGCTCAAAAAGTGCCCGGAGTTTGACATCCTGCTCACCGCTGAGGCCAAGGGCATCCCGCTGGCCCACGAGATGAGCCGTCAGAGCGGCAAGCCTTACGTTTGTGCACGCAAGGGCGTCAAGCTGTATATGCCGGACCCCGTTGTGGTGGAAGATCAGTCCATTACCACCGCCGGCAAGCAGAAGCTGGTCATTGACCGCAAGGAGCTGGATAAGATGAACGGCAAGCGCGTGCTGGTGGTGGACGACGTGATCTCCACCGGTGGCTCCCTGAAGGCACTGGACGATCTGGCAGAACAGACCCAGTGCACCATCGTGGGCCAGGCTGCTGTTCTGGCCGAGGGTGACGCAGCAGAGCGCAAGGATATCATCTTCCTGGAGCCGCTGCCCCTGTTCTTCCACTAA
- a CDS encoding ComEC/Rec2 family competence protein produces MPFAAFFVAVCLLLCIPDRTRKALLCLLLGAAAGLAAARHTNARLEQTLEKYAGQTVALTAEVESVSASYYPGIVDAVLRVERVNGRAAEFRVECDTLPVCEAGERVEGRFALEAPEPADRITLFADGVVLWAREPQAFARLGKSSSFRARTGRLQKRLSTSLRGEMNEDAGGVLAAMTVGDRNYLSSALRSAYRGAGLSHVLVVSGMHVSILCGNVFGSVFGRRRRERSYRSRRVKALFTAFLALLLAGVTGFTPSVCRAAVAVWVSALGVWVYGASDALTSLAAAGILMTARNSYAVCDIGFELSFAAVLGTLAGAELSRHLHALFAAHATRKKKPAVLQRILRHVRSSLTETVCIGVCASAAAFPVLVLRGLSVSIYAVLSGAAVLWMVKPMMLLGLGTAFAGLVPVAGPLYLLLGKAAEALTGLLNRWAVWVSAKPGAGLYFDTNYAALVCLLLMALCGLAHLWKVRLRVAVPGLLLTAALAIGAGNALCRDVVHIDLVGSANSPAVVVSQNHTAVVLFRGGASTQRALENQLARRGVTTVELLADLRLDPENACTLPARTMCRVAVQPVGSAVTRQTSTAAVEILRTRSGCLVRLTIGEQQFVTVSGTVTLAEPVRAQWLLASPAKPEAVQWEQLLSRSDHYQWMQGGEAVYASLSLRPSGGWRAE; encoded by the coding sequence GTGCCGTTTGCGGCATTTTTTGTAGCCGTCTGCCTGCTGTTGTGCATCCCGGACCGCACCCGCAAAGCATTGCTCTGCCTGCTGCTGGGTGCGGCGGCCGGGCTGGCTGCCGCGAGACATACCAATGCCCGTCTGGAACAAACGCTGGAAAAATACGCCGGTCAGACGGTAGCATTGACGGCAGAAGTGGAATCGGTGTCGGCATCCTATTATCCGGGTATCGTGGATGCGGTGCTGCGGGTGGAACGGGTCAACGGCCGGGCGGCAGAGTTCCGGGTGGAATGCGATACCCTGCCGGTTTGTGAAGCCGGGGAGCGGGTGGAGGGGCGCTTTGCACTGGAAGCGCCGGAGCCTGCCGACCGTATAACCCTCTTTGCCGACGGCGTTGTACTGTGGGCAAGGGAGCCGCAGGCTTTTGCCCGGCTGGGCAAAAGCAGCAGCTTCCGGGCGCGCACCGGCCGCCTGCAAAAGCGGCTCAGTACCAGCCTGCGCGGTGAGATGAACGAAGATGCCGGCGGGGTGCTGGCTGCCATGACGGTGGGTGATCGGAACTATCTTTCTTCCGCCCTGCGCAGTGCCTACCGGGGCGCGGGACTCTCCCATGTGCTGGTGGTCAGCGGGATGCACGTCTCCATTCTGTGCGGGAACGTGTTCGGGTCGGTGTTCGGCCGACGCAGGCGGGAACGCAGTTATCGCAGCCGCCGGGTCAAGGCGCTGTTTACGGCCTTCCTGGCGCTGCTGCTGGCAGGGGTTACCGGTTTTACGCCTTCTGTCTGCCGGGCGGCTGTGGCGGTATGGGTCAGCGCACTGGGTGTGTGGGTCTATGGCGCATCGGACGCCCTCACCTCACTGGCGGCGGCGGGCATCCTGATGACCGCCCGCAACAGCTATGCCGTGTGTGATATCGGCTTTGAGCTGTCGTTTGCCGCTGTGTTGGGTACACTGGCCGGTGCGGAGCTTTCCCGTCACCTGCATGCACTCTTTGCAGCGCACGCGACCCGGAAGAAAAAGCCCGCTGTATTGCAGCGCATCCTGCGACATGTCCGCAGCAGCCTGACCGAGACGGTGTGCATCGGGGTCTGTGCTTCGGCAGCTGCCTTTCCGGTTCTGGTGCTGCGGGGCCTCAGCGTCAGCATTTATGCAGTGCTGTCCGGCGCAGCAGTGCTTTGGATGGTCAAACCCATGATGCTTTTGGGCCTTGGTACTGCCTTTGCGGGGCTTGTCCCGGTGGCCGGGCCGCTGTATCTGCTGCTGGGCAAGGCTGCGGAAGCCCTGACCGGCCTGCTGAACCGCTGGGCCGTGTGGGTCAGCGCCAAGCCTGGGGCGGGGCTGTATTTTGACACAAACTATGCAGCCCTTGTCTGTCTGCTGCTGATGGCTCTGTGCGGGTTGGCACATCTCTGGAAGGTACGGCTGCGGGTGGCTGTGCCGGGCCTTCTGCTGACGGCAGCCCTTGCCATTGGCGCAGGCAATGCCCTGTGCCGGGATGTGGTGCACATCGACCTTGTGGGCAGTGCCAACAGCCCGGCGGTGGTGGTCAGCCAGAATCACACAGCCGTGGTGTTGTTCCGGGGTGGGGCATCCACTCAGCGGGCGTTGGAAAACCAGCTGGCCCGCCGGGGCGTGACCACGGTGGAACTGCTGGCAGATCTGCGTCTGGACCCGGAAAATGCCTGTACGCTGCCTGCCCGGACGATGTGCCGAGTGGCAGTGCAGCCGGTGGGAAGCGCCGTCACCCGACAGACGTCGACCGCAGCAGTGGAGATCCTGCGTACCCGGTCCGGCTGCCTTGTGCGGCTGACCATCGGGGAGCAGCAGTTCGTGACCGTGAGCGGAACGGTGACGCTGGCCGAACCGGTCCGGGCGCAGTGGCTGCTGGCATCTCCGGCAAAGCCGGAGGCCGTGCAATGGGAACAGCTGCTGAGCCGGAGTGATCATTACCAATGGATGCAGGGCGGGGAAGCGGTATATGCTTCCCTCAGCCTGCGCCCTTCCGGCGGCTGGCGGGCAGAGTGA
- the holA gene encoding DNA polymerase III subunit delta, which yields MATEAKLRQLADKGCPVYYFYSTEGYLVRQAVNAAVRILSADSDEDATVLDGAVPEIEGLIMAAGTISFFGTRRVVVLPEVDPGAYGAKDLDELCSTLASLENAVVVLGSVFPLERNKLKAGKSAQKLIAQCKVIGYVEELAKPRPFELKAMMIDRAKAQGTSLPDGAAAALLERCGEDPFLLENEVDKLCALSGYQTVTAAMVADMGTVSLEADVFEMIRMITAKNATGACKKLQTLLRLQQEPIAITAAMIGSYVDLYRVKLGAARKKNYSTVFKDFGYKGSDYRLKRSAETASHYTLGQIEACLQVLLELDQSLKSQPVEEQILLETALCRLAMAGSGR from the coding sequence TTGGCGACCGAGGCAAAACTCCGGCAGCTGGCCGACAAAGGCTGCCCGGTGTACTATTTTTATTCCACAGAGGGGTATCTGGTGCGGCAGGCGGTGAATGCGGCTGTCCGCATCCTCTCGGCAGACAGTGACGAGGACGCAACCGTGCTGGACGGTGCGGTTCCGGAAATCGAAGGACTGATCATGGCGGCGGGCACCATCTCTTTTTTTGGCACCCGCCGCGTGGTGGTGCTGCCGGAGGTGGACCCGGGCGCATACGGCGCAAAGGATCTGGACGAGCTGTGCAGTACGCTGGCCAGCTTGGAAAATGCGGTGGTGGTGCTGGGCAGTGTGTTCCCATTGGAGCGCAACAAGCTCAAGGCCGGGAAATCGGCCCAGAAACTCATTGCCCAGTGCAAGGTCATCGGCTACGTTGAAGAGCTGGCCAAACCCCGGCCCTTTGAGCTTAAGGCTATGATGATCGACCGGGCAAAGGCACAGGGAACCTCACTGCCGGACGGCGCGGCTGCTGCGTTGCTGGAACGCTGCGGCGAGGATCCATTTTTGCTGGAAAATGAGGTGGACAAGCTCTGTGCGCTGTCCGGCTACCAGACCGTGACCGCTGCCATGGTGGCCGATATGGGCACCGTGAGCCTGGAAGCCGATGTGTTTGAGATGATCCGCATGATCACCGCCAAAAACGCCACCGGTGCCTGCAAGAAATTGCAGACCCTTCTGCGCCTGCAGCAGGAGCCCATTGCCATCACGGCGGCCATGATCGGCAGCTATGTGGACCTGTACCGGGTCAAGCTGGGCGCGGCCCGCAAAAAGAACTACAGTACGGTGTTCAAGGACTTTGGCTACAAGGGCAGCGATTACCGACTCAAGCGCTCGGCCGAAACGGCGTCGCACTATACGCTGGGGCAGATCGAAGCCTGCCTGCAGGTGCTGCTGGAGCTGGACCAGAGCCTGAAGAGCCAGCCGGTGGAAGAGCAGATCTTGCTGGAAACGGCGCTGTGCCGGCTGGCCATGGCAGGGAGTGGACGATGA
- a CDS encoding DUF4093 domain-containing protein: MMQNEMIHTGRVLIVEGKYDAARLAHLTDAMILLTDGFGIYKDKKRQQLFKALAQKNGLILLTDSDAAGFRIRNYITNLVGEKNVVQAYVPAIHGKEKRKEQPGKEGLLGVEGVEDAIVLQALRDALGAEAGAAPARPEGRQITYTDLYEWGLSGKPGSAERKAKLLNALGLPPRLSKKELVEALNRLYTFEQLDEIQASTLTE; this comes from the coding sequence ATGATGCAGAATGAAATGATCCATACCGGCCGGGTGCTGATCGTGGAGGGCAAATACGATGCCGCCCGCCTTGCGCACCTGACCGATGCCATGATCCTGCTGACGGATGGATTTGGCATTTACAAAGACAAAAAGCGCCAGCAGCTGTTCAAAGCGCTGGCGCAGAAAAACGGGCTGATCCTGCTGACGGATTCGGATGCGGCGGGCTTCCGCATCAGGAACTACATCACGAATCTGGTAGGCGAAAAGAACGTGGTGCAGGCCTATGTGCCCGCCATTCATGGCAAGGAAAAGCGCAAGGAGCAGCCCGGCAAGGAAGGTTTGCTGGGGGTGGAAGGTGTGGAGGATGCCATCGTTCTGCAGGCTCTGCGGGATGCCCTCGGGGCTGAGGCAGGCGCAGCGCCTGCCCGCCCGGAAGGTCGGCAGATCACCTACACGGACCTGTACGAATGGGGGCTCTCCGGCAAGCCGGGCAGCGCAGAGCGCAAGGCAAAGCTGTTGAATGCACTGGGCCTACCGCCGCGCCTTTCCAAAAAGGAGCTGGTCGAGGCGCTGAACCGGCTGTACACCTTTGAGCAGCTGGACGAGATCCAGGCAAGCACGCTGACCGAATAA
- a CDS encoding sigma-70 family RNA polymerase sigma factor gives MLLTLLQFFATKFLFLALHLESGSFPKPLSAREEQAAFAALRAGDAAAREKLIRHNLRLVAHIVKKYYALPGDQEDLVSIGTIGLMKAVDTFDATRKARFSTYASRCIENEIRMQFRRERKSGQTVSLQETLEADGDSALTLADVIQDGFCMEECCEKKADLLRVRQLLETLPARERQILLLRYGLAGQPPLTQLETAGLLGISRSYVSRLESHALCQLRQHWDKKPSQE, from the coding sequence GTGCTGCTGACCTTGCTGCAATTTTTTGCCACAAAATTTCTGTTTCTGGCGCTCCATCTGGAAAGCGGAAGTTTCCCCAAACCGCTCTCCGCCCGGGAAGAGCAGGCCGCCTTTGCTGCCCTGCGGGCTGGGGATGCCGCTGCACGCGAAAAGCTCATCCGGCACAATCTGCGTCTGGTCGCACACATCGTCAAAAAATACTACGCCCTGCCGGGTGATCAGGAGGATCTGGTCTCCATCGGCACCATTGGCCTGATGAAAGCAGTAGATACCTTTGATGCCACACGCAAGGCGCGGTTCTCCACCTATGCCAGCCGGTGCATCGAAAACGAGATCCGGATGCAGTTCCGGCGGGAGCGCAAGAGCGGGCAGACCGTCTCCTTACAGGAAACCTTGGAGGCAGACGGGGACTCGGCGCTGACCTTAGCGGACGTGATACAGGACGGCTTTTGCATGGAGGAATGCTGTGAGAAGAAGGCAGACCTGCTCCGAGTGCGGCAGCTGCTGGAAACGCTGCCCGCGCGGGAGCGGCAGATCCTGCTGCTGCGGTACGGGCTGGCCGGGCAGCCGCCCCTGACCCAGCTGGAGACCGCCGGGCTGCTGGGCATCAGCCGCAGCTATGTGTCCCGTCTGGAAAGCCACGCGCTGTGCCAGCTGCGCCAGCATTGGGACAAAAAACCGTCGCAGGAGTGA
- a CDS encoding helix-turn-helix domain-containing protein has translation MNLGEKIYKLRKEKGLSQEALAEFVGTTRQAISKWENNQGYPETEKLLLLSNVFEVSIDFLLKDEKTESSADEKGYYVSREMAVGYIANEKKTCKYFGAGFALFALAGIPYTVFQTTTAWKVLGMSICILAGIIALVVSMFISKDEYTILKKESLLFDYEFLKVLTDEYRSMKKKNMVVAIPCTVLFIIGLLTLAITVRGIIPWTHYHSLVFLGLSVGLFGFVYSAGTMEAYEILVHNEKYSNSFWFKVKRKAKLKIDKW, from the coding sequence ATGAATTTAGGCGAAAAAATTTACAAACTCAGAAAAGAAAAAGGTTTGTCTCAAGAAGCTCTTGCAGAGTTTGTGGGAACAACCCGACAAGCAATCAGCAAGTGGGAGAATAATCAAGGATATCCAGAAACAGAAAAACTGCTGTTGCTTTCAAATGTCTTTGAGGTATCCATTGACTTTCTGCTGAAAGATGAAAAAACGGAAAGTAGCGCAGATGAAAAAGGCTATTATGTAAGCAGAGAAATGGCTGTTGGCTATATCGCCAACGAGAAAAAGACTTGCAAATATTTTGGTGCTGGATTCGCCTTGTTTGCTTTAGCTGGAATACCCTACACCGTGTTTCAGACAACGACTGCATGGAAAGTGTTGGGTATGTCCATTTGCATACTTGCAGGAATTATTGCTCTTGTGGTTTCAATGTTCATTTCAAAAGATGAATACACAATTTTGAAAAAAGAGAGTTTGCTTTTTGATTATGAATTTCTAAAGGTACTAACTGACGAATATCGTTCCATGAAGAAAAAGAACATGGTTGTTGCTATCCCTTGCACAGTTCTGTTCATCATAGGTCTTTTGACACTCGCTATTACCGTTCGAGGAATAATTCCATGGACACACTATCATTCGCTTGTCTTTTTAGGATTGTCAGTCGGATTATTCGGCTTTGTATATTCTGCTGGAACTATGGAGGCGTATGAGATTTTAGTCCATAACGAGAAATATTCAAATAGCTTCTGGTTTAAGGTTAAGCGAAAAGCAAAATTAAAAATCGACAAATGGTAA
- a CDS encoding HFLK protein gives MANGDYGYFGKGDTGYAQYMTAFNRNFGGSSGGGGGGGNHNNNGSGGGDGSGCGCLIAIAVVVVLILIVLGG, from the coding sequence ATGGCAAACGGTGATTATGGTTACTTCGGCAAAGGCGATACGGGCTATGCCCAGTACATGACGGCGTTCAACCGCAACTTCGGCGGCTCGTCCGGCGGCGGTGGTGGTGGCGGAAACCACAACAACAATGGCAGTGGCGGCGGGGACGGCAGCGGGTGCGGCTGTCTGATCGCCATTGCAGTGGTCGTGGTGCTGATCCTGATCGTCCTGGGTGGCTGA
- a CDS encoding cysteine hydrolase, producing MVLLVVDTQKGIVDERLYAFETFVSNIKELIRTAREQGIEVVYVQHDDGPGTGFSIGDDEFEVYSEFAPLPTERRFVKTVCSAFKKESGLLEYLTEKGEKDVMVCGIMTDFCINATVEAGFEHGLHMIVPAYANSTQDNEYMTGEQSYRYYNEFLWPDRYADCVPMDKALELLKK from the coding sequence ATGGTTTTACTGGTTGTGGATACACAGAAAGGTATCGTGGATGAACGCCTGTATGCGTTTGAAACGTTTGTCAGCAACATCAAGGAGCTGATCCGGACTGCCCGCGAACAGGGAATCGAGGTCGTCTATGTCCAGCATGACGATGGGCCCGGCACCGGTTTCTCCATCGGGGACGATGAATTTGAGGTCTATTCCGAATTTGCACCGCTGCCGACTGAAAGACGGTTCGTCAAGACCGTATGCAGTGCGTTCAAAAAAGAAAGCGGTCTGCTGGAATATCTGACGGAAAAGGGCGAAAAAGATGTGATGGTCTGCGGCATCATGACCGACTTCTGCATCAATGCAACGGTGGAGGCAGGCTTTGAGCATGGTCTGCACATGATCGTTCCTGCCTATGCAAATTCCACGCAGGACAACGAGTACATGACAGGGGAGCAGAGCTACCGCTATTATAATGAGTTCCTCTGGCCGGACCGCTATGCTGACTGCGTACCAATGGACAAGGCGCTGGAGCTGCTCAAAAAGTGA
- a CDS encoding O-acetyl-ADP-ribose deacetylase: MISEKVKNQIQVVQGDITKLDCDGIVNAANRSLLGGGGVDGAIHRAAGPELLAECRTLHGCRTGEAKITKGYRLKAKYIIHTVGPIYSGTAEDATQLADCYRNSLDLAKEYELHSIAFPAISTGVYGYPLEDATEIAVKTVAQWLEDHADYAMQVIFCCFDARTERVYQARL; the protein is encoded by the coding sequence ATGATTTCTGAAAAAGTAAAAAATCAGATTCAAGTGGTGCAGGGTGACATTACTAAACTGGACTGTGACGGCATCGTGAATGCGGCCAATCGCAGTCTGCTGGGTGGCGGCGGTGTGGATGGTGCCATCCACCGGGCAGCAGGGCCGGAACTGTTGGCGGAGTGCCGCACGCTGCACGGCTGCCGCACCGGAGAAGCAAAAATCACTAAGGGCTACCGGTTGAAAGCAAAGTATATCATTCATACGGTAGGCCCGATATATTCCGGCACAGCAGAGGATGCTACGCAGCTGGCGGACTGCTACCGCAATTCGCTGGACCTTGCCAAAGAGTATGAACTCCACAGCATTGCCTTCCCGGCAATTTCGACCGGCGTGTATGGCTACCCGCTGGAAGATGCCACGGAGATTGCGGTCAAAACAGTGGCACAGTGGCTGGAAGATCACGCGGATTACGCCATGCAGGTGATTTTCTGCTGCTTCGATGCCCGGACGGAGCGGGTGTATCAGGCAAGGCTGTAA
- the sfsA gene encoding DNA/RNA nuclease SfsA, protein MKYREIVDGIFVDRPNRFIAHVEVNGAVETVHVKNTGRCKELLLPGTAVRLEVSDNPKRKTKYDLVAVHKQGLGWVNMDSQAPNKVVGEWLAKQGYDYIKPEFTYGKSRIDFYMEKGEQKYLMEVKGCTLEVDGIGYFPDAPTERGVKHLHELAQAQQAGYRCAVAFVIQMEGITEVRPNVSTQPEFGTALAEAKAAGVQVLFLLCHVGRDSLEIVEQREG, encoded by the coding sequence TTGAAATACAGAGAAATTGTGGACGGCATTTTTGTTGACCGTCCCAACCGCTTTATTGCCCATGTGGAAGTGAATGGAGCAGTGGAAACCGTCCATGTCAAGAACACCGGGCGGTGCAAAGAGCTATTGCTGCCTGGCACGGCGGTTCGGCTGGAAGTGTCGGATAACCCGAAACGCAAAACAAAATACGACCTTGTGGCGGTACATAAGCAGGGGCTTGGTTGGGTCAACATGGACAGTCAGGCACCCAACAAGGTAGTAGGAGAGTGGCTTGCAAAACAGGGCTACGACTATATCAAGCCGGAATTCACCTATGGGAAGTCCCGCATCGACTTTTATATGGAAAAGGGCGAGCAAAAGTATCTGATGGAAGTCAAGGGCTGCACACTGGAAGTGGACGGTATCGGCTACTTCCCGGATGCACCTACCGAGCGCGGCGTGAAGCACCTGCACGAGCTGGCGCAGGCACAGCAGGCAGGGTATCGGTGCGCAGTGGCTTTCGTGATTCAGATGGAAGGCATCACCGAGGTGCGGCCAAATGTCAGCACACAGCCGGAGTTTGGTACGGCACTGGCCGAAGCCAAAGCCGCTGGTGTGCAGGTGCTGTTTTTGCTCTGCCATGTAGGGCGGGATAGTCTGGAAATCGTGGAGCAGAGGGAAGGGTGA